A genomic window from Lotus japonicus ecotype B-129 chromosome 1, LjGifu_v1.2 includes:
- the LOC130728257 gene encoding mediator of RNA polymerase II transcription subunit 12-like isoform X2 yields MQRYHAGNCTSAVNNSTIGGPSTRDIGRTDPSSLPANFPISSRRQPPLYSYKLKCDKEPLNSRLGPPDFHPQTPNCPEETLTREYLQSGYRDTVEGLEEAREISLTQVPNFNKSIVLNCKEAIRKRLRAINESRVQKRKAGQVYGVALSGSQLTKPGVFPEQRPCPEDFRKKWIEGLSQQHKRLRTLADPVPHYRRKSVLEVLIRNNVPLLRATWFIKVTYLNLVRPGSASVPFGTNDKTQLSCSELWTKDVIEYMQTLMDEFFSKNTSHSTPHCQDRSSQMPYSAPLQHRSDQLLSVFNGEEPSLHFRWWYIVRLLQWNHAEGLILPSLVIDWVLHKLQEKQLLEIWQLLLPIIYGFLEVVVLSQTYVRTLAGAALRIIRDPAPGGSDLVDNSRRAYTTTALIEMLRYLILVAPETFVALDCFPLPSSVVSHAINDGHFVLKATEAAGKIKNSSEDIVSVFRNKGLDAQYQSLAFDYVISCIQKHANDLSEAVSPGCPGHCLAKAAQALDKSLLLGDTYGAYRFLFEGFCNGTVSEGWVVKVSPCLRLSLKWFATVNTSLICSVFFLCEWATCDFRDFRTTPPSDIKFTGKKDLSQVHIAVRLLKMKLRDMQIAPRKKNGNTHRVSYLAKCSSQKNNWNSMTNASKIKTSSKTMDQSIYSSVIFESPGPLHDIIVCWIDQHMVQKGEGRRRLHLLMVELIRAGIFYPLAYARQLIVSGIMDMNVNAVDIERQKRHSRILKQLPGNFIRDALEESGIIEGPLLIEALQVYLNERRLLLRGSLSENHVNATSAESSAVKQKHCASSTKDGASTVSNDLLKTVPSILSSKIVKDDTSVEELKKVISELLQLPKNLSNLSTTGLDESQGSVRSPIRSHSKIDLAEATPGCEECTRAKKQKLSEERGSFAQADSLVLADDEETWWMKKGLKPAEPLKVDQPLKTTKQVTKTRQKSVRKTQSLAHLAASRIEGSQGASTSHMCDNKVKCPHHGTSRDGVTVKSVDGIRTSNSEDIISAGRALKCLRFIEKKEITVWLITVVRQLIEETEKNVGKVGQFGRSFATVDDRSSIRWKLGEDELYALLYLMDISDDLVSAVKFLLWLLPKVYGSLNSTIHSGRSVLILPRNVENQVCDIGEAFLLSSLRRYENILAAADLIPEALSSLMRRAASIIASNGRVSGSGALVFARHLLRKYSSVVSVIEWEKSFKTTCDKRLASELDSGRSVDGEFGLPLGVPAGVEDPDNFFRQKTSGGRLPSRVASSMRDVVQRHVEDAFHYLFGKDRKLFAAATPKVSALEKWDNGYQIAQQIVIGLIDCIRQTGGAAQEGDPSLVTSAVSAIVGSVGPTLAILPDFSASNNHSNMSLATSSLNYAKCLLRMHITCLCLLKEALGERHSCVFEIALATEASTALAGVFTPSKTSRAQFQMSPETHDTSTISNDAANNSSKIVVARSTKIATAVSALLVGAVVYGVTSLERIVTILRLKEGLNVIQFVRSTRSNSNGSARSAGAFKVDSSVEVHVHWFRLLVGNCRTICEGLVVDLLGEPSIVALSRMQRMLPLSLVFPPAYSIFAFVMWRSFIMNANVAVREDINQLYQSLTIALSDAIRHMPFRDVCFNDSQCLYDLMAADTCDAEFATLLELNGSNMHLNSKAFVPLRARLFLNAMIDCKMPQSFCTKDDGGRTAGRGKSKIHFTDSESKLQDKLIDILDALQPAKFHWQWVELRLLLNEQALIEKLETHDMSLADAIKLSSPSSEKAGASENENNFIEIILTRLLVRPDAAPLFSELIRRFGKSLEDSMLLQAKWFLGGQDVLFGRKTIRQRLINIAETKGFSVKTRLSEPWGWCSPCPDPITVKGKKRKFDSVSLEEGEVNEEEVDVKKSTKGFSQVIDSEGSSSKQQQGTERALLELIIPCIDQSSDESRNSFANDLIKQLSYIEYQIAAVTRVPGKLVASSPPVIEGQGTKANSRRSLRGSSPGLARRQTVPTDSCPPPSPTALRVSMSLRMQLLMRFLPTLCTDREPSVRNMRHTLASVILRLLNSQVVHEAAGISGNAMHCSLPRVEAESLSEAAFSASFVDSSVEGLFDRLLLILHGLLSSSPPSWLRLKPVSKTTIEPTREFSGFDREFLETLQNHLDCTQLPDTVRWRIQAAMPVLPPSTRCSFSCQPPTIPISALAPLQYSITNSGFNSSSSTMRNQVPLSKSTASGKSKQQDNDLEVDPWTLLEDDAGSCPSAGNTATIGSGDRVNIRAASWLKGAVRVRRTDLTYVGAMDEDS; encoded by the exons ATGCAAAGGTATCATGCTGGCAACTGCACTAGTGCAGTCAATAACAGTACAATTGGTGGGCCATCAACTAGGGACATTGGAAGAACTGATCCATCATCCTTGCCAGCTAACTTTCCTATAAGTTCAAG GCGCCAACCACCGTTATACTCATACAAGTTGAAGTGTGATAAAGAACCTCTGAACTCTAG GCTTGGGCCCCCAGACTTTCACCCCCAAACACCAAATTGCCCTGAGGAGACTCTGACCAGAGAATATTTGCAATCTGGATATAGGGACACAGTTGAGGGGCTTGAG GAAGCTAGAGAAATTTCACTGACCCAGGTTCCGAATTTTAACAAGTCAATTGTCCTTAATTGCAAAGAG GCCATTAGAAAACGTCTAAGGGCCATAAATGAATCTCGTGTTCAGAAGCGGAAG GCTGGTCAAGTCTATGGAGTGGCTCTTTCAGGATCACAACTCACGAAGCCTGGTGTTTTCCCTGAACAAAGGCCATGTCCTGAAGACTTCCGGAAGAAATGGATTGAG GGATTATCTCAACAGCACAAGCGATTACGTACTTTGGCTGATCCTGTCCCTCATTATAGAAGGAAATCAGTATTAGAGGTTCTTATTAGGAATAATGTTCCTTTGCTGAGGGCTACGTGGTTCATAAAGGTTACTTACCTCAATCTG GTTCGTCCTGGTTCTGCCAGTGTTCCTTTTGGGACTAATGATAAAACTCAGTTGTCTTGTTCTGAGCTTTGGACCAAAGATGTTATTGAATACATGCAAACTCTTATGGATGAATTTTTCTCCAAAAATACATCTCATTCTACTCCTCACTGTCAAGATCGATCATCCCAAATGCCTTATAGTGCACCGCTTCAGCACAGAAGTGACCAATTACTATCTGTTTTTAATGGTGAAGAACCATCTTTACATTTTAGATGGTGGTATATTGTTCGGCTTCTGCAATGGAATCATGCTGAAGGGTTGATTCTTCCTTCTCTTGTCATTGACTGGGTTTTGCATAAACTACAG GAAAAGCAATTGCTTGAGATTTGGCAGCTGCTATTGCCTATTATATATGGCTTTTTAGAAGTTGTTGTTCTATCTCAGACATATGTACGCACTCTCGCTGGAGCAGCTCTTCGTATTATTCGTGACCCCGCTCCTGGTGGATCAGATCTAGTAGATAATTCCCGGAGGGCATATACGACTACTGCTCTGATTGAGATGCTCCGGTATTTAATACTTGTGGCACCGGAGACTTTCGTTGCTTTGGATTGCTTTCCTTTACCATCCTCTGTAGTCTCACATGCAATAAATGATGGGCATTTTGTACTTAAAGCAACTGAAGCTGCAGGAAAGATAAAAAATAGTTCAGAAGATATTGTGTCTGTATTTAGAAATAAAGGCCTTGATGCACAATACCAGTCATTGGCATTTGATTATGTTATTTCATGCATTCAAAAGCATGCAAATGATCTCTCAGAGGCTGTAAGTCCAGGGTGTCCGGGTCACTGTCTGGCTAAAGCTGCACAGGCCTTGGATAAATCTCTTTTACTTGGTGATACATATGGGGCATACAGATTTCTTTTTGAAGGATTTTGTAATGGAACTGTATCTGAAGGTTGGGTTGTAAAAGTCAGCCCTTGCTTAAGGTTATCGCTGAAGTGGTTTGCGACTGTAAATACATCACTTATTTGTTCTGTGTTTTTCCTTTGTGAATGGGCAACATGCGATTTCAGGGATtttaggaccacacctccttcTGACATAAAGTTCACAGGTAAGAAAGATCTTTCCCAAGTGCATATAGCAGTCAGACTTTTAAAGATGAAGCTGAGGGATATGCAGATTGCACCAAGAAAAAAGAATGGAAACACTCATAGAGTCAGTTATTTAGCAAAGTGTTCAAGTCAGAAGAATAATTGGAATTCTATGACCAATGCATCCAAAATAAAAACTAGTTCAAAAACTATGGATCAGAGTATCTATTCTTCAGTCATATTTGAAAGCCCAGGTCCTCTACATGATATTATAGTTTGTTGGATTGATCAGCATATGGTGCAAAAAGGGGAAGGCCGCAGACGCTTACATCTACTTATGGTGGAACTCATACGTGCAGGCATCTTTTACCCTTTAGCATATGCGCGCCAGCTGATAGTGAGTGGGATCATGGATATGAATGTAAATGCGGTTGACATAGAGAGACAAAAGAGGCATAGTCGAATCTTGAAGCAGCTTCCTGGTAACTTCATTCGTGATGCTTTGGAAGAATCGGGGATTATTGAAGGGCCACTGCTTATTGAAGCCTTACAAGTTTACTTGAATGAGCGACGCCTTTTACTTCGTGGTTCCTTGAGTGAGAACCATGTCAATGCCACTAGTGCCGAATCTTCTGCTGTTAAGCAAAAACACTGTGCATCTTCAACAAAAGATGGAGCTTCTACAGTGTCAAATGATCTGTTGAAAACTGTTCCTTCTATATTATCTTCTAAAATTGTAAAGGATGACACTAGTGTTGAAGAACTGAAGAAAGTCATCTCAGAACTGTTACAGCTACCAAAAAATTTATCTAATTTGAGCACTACTGGATTGGATGAATCTCAAGGCAGTGTTAGAAGTCCAATTAGGTCTCACAGCAAGATTGATCTTGCGGAGGCTACGCCTGGGTGTGAAGAATGTACAAGAGCAAAGAAACAAAAATTGAGTGAGGAAAGAGGTTCCTTTGCTCAAGCTGATTCTCTAGTACTTGCTGATGATGAAGAGACGTGGTGGATGAAGAAGGGGCTGAAGCCAGCGGAGCCTCTGAAAGTTGATCAACCACTTAAGACAACCAAGCAGGTTACTAAGACTCGGCAAAAATCCGTACGTAAAACCCAGAGTCTTGCTCATCTGGCAGCTTCTAGAATTGAGGGTAGCCAAGGGGCATCAACAAGTCACATGTGTGATAATAAGGTAAAGTGCCCTCACCATGGAACATCTAGGGATGGAGTTACGGTAAAGTCTGTTGATGGAATTCGAACTAGTAACTCTGAGGATATTATTTCAGCTGGAAGAGCACTGAAATGCCTGCGCTTTATTGAAAAAAAGGAAATAACAGTTTGGCTGATTACTGTAGTTAGACAGCTTATCGAAGAGACTGAAAAAAATGTTGGTAAAGTTGGTCAGTTTGGCAGGTCTTTTGCTACTGTGGATGATAGAAGTTCAATACGATGGAAACTTGGTGAGGATGAACTTTATGCTTTACTTTATCTGATGGATATCTCGGATGATTTAGTATCGGCTGTCAAGTTCCTCCTGTGGTTGCTCCCAAAGGTTTACGGTAGCCTGAATTCTACAATTCATAGTGGAAGGAGTGTTTTAATTCTGCCAAGGAATGTGGAGAACCAAGTCTGTGATATTGGGGAGGCTTTTCTGTTATCGTCACTGAGAAG GTATGAGAACATCCTTGCTGCAGCAGATCTTATTCCTGAAGCTCTGTCATCTTTAATGCGTCGTGCTGCGTCTATTATAGCATCTAATGGGAGAGTTTCAGGCTCAGGAGCCCTAGTTTTTGCTCGTCATCTATTGAGAAAATATAGCAGTGTGGTCAGTGTCATTGAGTGGGAGAAAAGTTTCAAGACTACATGCGATAAGAGGCTTGCTTCTGAACTTGATTCTGGACGATCAGTTGATGGAGAGTTTGGGCTTCCCCTTGGCGTTCCTGCAGGAGTTGAGGACCCTGACAATTTTTTCCGTCAGAAGACAAGTGGCGGACGATTGCCATCCAGAGTAGCTTCAAGCATGAGAGATGTTGTACAGCGTCATGTGGAAGATGCATTTCATTATCTTTTTGGAAAAGACAGAAAGCTCTTTGCTGCTGCTACACCAAAAGTTTCTGCTTTAGAAAAATGGGATAATGGATATCAAATTGCTCAACAAATAGTTATTGGTCTGATAGATTGCATAAGGCAGACTggtggtgctgctcaagaaggTGATCCCTCTTTGGTCACTTCTGCTGTTTCTGCCATTGTTGGTAGCGTTGGTCCTACTTTAGCAATATTGCCTGATTTTTCAGCTAGCAATAATCATTCCAATATGTCATTGGCAACAAGTTCATTGAACTATGCTAAATGCCTCCTGCGAATGCATATAACTTGTTTGTGCTTGCTCAAGGAAGCCTTGGGAGAACGCCATAGTTGTGTATTTGAGATTGCTCTTGCAACAGAAGCTTCTACTGCTCTTGCGGGAGTTTTTACTCCAAGTAAAACATCTCGAGCTCAATTTCAAATGTCACCTGAAACTCATGACACTAGTACTATTTCAAATGATGCTGCAAACAACTCTAGTAAAATTGTGGTTGCAAGATCAACAAAAATTGCTACTGCTGTTTCTGCACTTCTTGTTGGTGCAGTTGTGTATGGTGTCACCAGCTTGGAGAGAATTGTAACCATTCTCAGATTAAAGGAGGGCCTGAATGTAATACAATTTGTGAGAAGCACAAGATCCAATTCAAATGGAAGTGCACGTTCAGCTGGGGCCTTTAAGGTAGACAGTTCAGTTGAAGTTCATGTCCATTGGTTTAGATTGCTTGTTGGAAACTGCAGAACCATCTGTGAAGGCTTAGTGGTGGATCTCTTGGGTGAACCATCCATTGTAGCTCTTTCAAGGATGCAACGCATGCTTCCTCTAAGTTTGGTCTTTCCACCTGCCTATTCAATATTTGCGTTTGTTATGTGGCGGTCCTTCATTATGAATGCTAATGTAGCAGTTCGTGAAGACATAAACCAACTTTATCAGTCTCTAACAATTGCCTTAAGTGATGCAATAAGACATATGCCTTTTCGAGATGTATGTTTTAATGACTCTCAGTGTCTTTATGATCTTATGGCTGCAGATACATGTGATGCAGAGTTTGCGACTTTGCTAGAGTTGAATGGCTCCAACATGCATTTAAACTCGAAGGCATTTGTTCCCCTTCGTGCTAGGCTGTTTTTAAATGCTATGATTGATTGTAAGATGCCACAATCCTTTTGTACAAAGGATGATGGAGGCCGTACTGCTGGGCGTGGTAAATCTAAAATTCATTTTACAGATAGTGAATCTAAGCTTCAGGATAAGCTTATAGATATTTTGGATGCTCTGCAACCTGCCAAATTTCATTGGCAATGGGTTGAACTCAGGCTTCTTTTAAACGAACAAGCCCTCATTGAAAAACTGGAGACACATGATATGTCCTTAGCTGATGCTATAAAGTTGTCTTCACCTAGTTCAGAGAAGGCTGGCGCTTCTGAGAATGagaacaattttattgaaataattCTGACAAGGTTACTAGTTAGACCTGATGCTGCACCCCTTTTCTCAGAGTTGATTCGTCGTTTCGGGAAGTCACTAGAGGATTCTATGTTGTTGCAGGCTAAATGGTTCCTTGGAGGTCAAGATGTTCTATTTGGTCGTAAGACCATTAGGCAACGACTAATTAACATTGCAGAGACCAAAGGATTTTCTGTTAAAACCCGGTTGTCGGAGCCCTGGGGTTGGTGCAGCCCATGTCCTGATCCAATAACTGTGAAGGGGAAAAAACGGAAATTTGATTCTGTTTCTcttgaagaaggagaagttAATGAAGAGGAGGTAGATGTGAAAAAGTCCACAAAGGGGTTCTCTCAAGTAATTGACTCTGAAGGCTCAAGCAGTAAACAGCAGCAAGGCACTGAGAGGGCTCTTCTTGAGTTAATTATTCCTTGCATAGATCAAAGCTCTGATGAATCTCGTAATTCCTTTGCAAATGATTTGATCAAACAATTAAGTTATATTGAGTATCAAATAGCTGCAGTTACTCGTGTGCCAGGTAAGCTGGTGGCAAGTTCTCCTCCTGTAATTGAAGGGCAGGGAACTAAAGCAAATAGCCGCAGATCTTTAAGAGGTAGCAGCCCTGGATTAGCCAGACGTCAAACAGTTCCGACAGATTCTTGTCCCCCACCTTCCCCTACAGCTTTACGTGTCTCAATGTCATTGCGTATGCAGTTACTCATGAGATTTCTTCCTACTCTTTGCACAGACAG GGAGCCCTCTGTGCGGAACATGAGACACACACTTGCCTCTGTAATTCTTCGCCTACTTAATAGTCAGGTGGTTCATGAGGCTGCAGGCATTTCAGGGAATGCTATGCACTGCTCTCTGCCGAGAGTAGAGGCCGAATCACTTTCTGAAGCTGCTTTTTCTGCTTCTTTTGTAGATTCTTCTGTTGAGGGCCTGTTTGATcgtttgttgttgattttgcatGGATTGTTGAGTAGTAGTCCTCCAAGTTGGCTTAGGTTGAAACCTGTTTCAAAGACAACTATTGAACCTACAAGGGAGTTTTCAGGATTTGATCGAGAGTTTTTGGAAACTTTGCAG AATCACTTGGATTGTACACAACTGCCTGATACTGTCCGGTGGCGTATCCAAGCTGCGATGCCTGTACTCCCTCCCTCTACGCGGTGTTCTTTCTCGTGCCAGCCACCAACTATCCCAATTTCTGCTCTTGCACCTCTTCAATACAGCATTACAAATTCTGGGTTTAACTCCAGCAGCTCCACTATGAGAAACCAGGTTCCATTATCAAAATCCACAGCATCAGGGAAGTCAAAACAACAGGACAATGAtctggaagttgacccttgGACACTTTTAGAAGATGATGCTGGATCTTGCCCTTCTGCAGGTAATACCGCCACCATAGGAAGCGGAGACCGCGTTAATATTCGAGCTGCCAGCTGGCTTAAAGGGGCCGTAAGGGTGAGACGAACCGACCTTACATATGTCGGTGCCATGGACGAGGATAGTTGA